One segment of Enterobacter ludwigii DNA contains the following:
- the hemP gene encoding hemin uptake protein HemP: MSRTDNNAATPENTHTAPAPARTDRRIDSKSLLGDEGRVIIEHDGQLYLLRQTHAGKLILTK, translated from the coding sequence ATGTCACGTACGGATAACAACGCGGCAACGCCCGAAAACACACACACAGCACCTGCCCCAGCGCGCACCGATCGTCGGATCGACAGTAAAAGCCTGCTGGGGGACGAGGGACGCGTGATCATCGAGCATGACGGCCAGCTTTATCTGTTGCGCCAGACCCATGCCGGGAAGCTGATCCTCACCAAATAA
- the aroH gene encoding 3-deoxy-7-phosphoheptulonate synthase AroH, with the protein MNKTDELRTARIDSLVTPAELAQRHPVSAGVAEHVTASRRRIEKILNGEDKRLLVVIGPCSIHDLDAAMDYAKRLQGLRDKYQHRLEIVMRTYFEKPRTVVGWKGLISDPDLNGSYRVNYGIELARKLLLQVNELGVPTATEFLDMVTGQFIADLISWGAIGARTTESQIHREMASALSCPVGFKNGTDGNTRIAVDAIRASRASHMFLSPDKRGQMTIYQTSGNPYGHIIMRGGKKPNYHAQDIAAACETLAEFDLPEHLVVDFSHGNCQKQHRRQLDVCDEICQQIVSGSTAIAGIMAESFIREGTQKIVAGQPMVYGQSITDPCLSWEDSELLLEKLAAAVDSRF; encoded by the coding sequence ATGAATAAAACCGATGAACTCCGCACTGCGCGCATTGACAGCCTGGTCACACCGGCTGAACTGGCACAGCGGCATCCTGTTTCCGCGGGTGTAGCGGAACATGTCACGGCATCCCGCCGTCGCATTGAAAAAATCCTTAATGGCGAAGACAAACGTCTTCTGGTGGTGATTGGCCCTTGCTCCATCCACGATCTGGATGCCGCAATGGATTACGCAAAACGGCTACAGGGACTGCGGGACAAGTACCAGCATCGCCTTGAAATTGTCATGCGCACCTACTTTGAAAAACCGCGCACCGTCGTGGGCTGGAAAGGACTGATTTCCGACCCGGATCTGAACGGCAGCTACCGTGTTAATTATGGCATTGAGCTGGCGCGTAAACTGCTTTTGCAGGTCAATGAGCTGGGCGTACCGACGGCCACCGAGTTTCTCGATATGGTGACCGGACAGTTTATCGCCGATCTCATCAGCTGGGGCGCTATCGGTGCGCGTACCACGGAAAGCCAGATCCACCGTGAGATGGCCTCTGCCCTCTCCTGCCCGGTTGGTTTTAAAAATGGTACCGATGGCAACACGCGAATTGCCGTTGACGCGATCCGTGCATCGCGTGCCAGCCATATGTTCCTGTCGCCGGATAAGCGCGGTCAGATGACCATTTATCAGACCAGTGGCAACCCATACGGGCATATCATCATGCGTGGCGGGAAAAAGCCTAATTACCACGCGCAAGATATTGCTGCGGCGTGCGAAACGCTGGCCGAGTTCGACCTGCCGGAACACCTGGTGGTGGATTTCAGCCACGGCAATTGCCAGAAACAGCATCGCCGCCAGCTGGACGTGTGTGATGAGATCTGCCAGCAGATCGTCAGCGGTTCAACCGCCATCGCGGGCATTATGGCCGAAAGTTTTATTCGGGAAGGCACGCAAAAAATCGTAGCCGGACAGCCAATGGTTTACGGCCAGTCGATCACCGACCCGTGCCTGAGCTGGGAAGACAGCGAACTGCTGCTGGAGAAACTGGCGGCAGCGGTCGATTCACGTTTTTAG